Sequence from the Bremerella volcania genome:
GCGATCGCGGAGACATGAGCCAATTCGGCTGGCAGGTCCTCGCGCTGCATAGCGCCGCACTATCGGGCATCGAAATCGACAAAACCACGCGCGACCTGATGACGCGGTTTCTGGATGATTCGTCGGCCGGTCCATCCAAAGGACTGGCCGCCTATCGTCCTGGTGAGAAAGCGAGCCCGACGATGACGGCCGAAGCACTGACGTGCCGTTTCTTTTTAGGAATCGAGAACTCGCCGAAGCAGATTGAAGAAGCGTCCGAGTTCGTCATGCTGAACGAACCCAACCGCGACGACATCGATCTTTACTACTGGTACTACGGAACATTAGCCATGTACCAGATGCAGGATGAATCGTGGCGGCGCTGGGCCAGCAAGCTTCAGCCGAAGCTGCTCGACTCGCAGGTTAAGGGGGGCGAATTCTCCGGAAGCTGGGATCCAAAGTGTCGCTGGGGGGGCTATGGTGGCCGTGTCTATTCGACCGCGATGGCGGCATTGTCGCTGGAAGTTTACTTCCGTTACTTGCCTATCTACCGCGATTTCGAGGCCGAAGAGCCCCGAGTCGCCGAAAAACCGTCACCATCGGTAGCAATTCCCCGCTACTAAGCAGGTTGTGACAAATTGAGACCCTTTGACATCGGGACTGGTCTGCATAGAATAGAGAGTCGGAATTCAATCTAACACGTTCCGTTTTTTATCTTGGGAACCGCACGAGTTTGGTTCTGGTTAGACCCACCCGGGTGCTGACTCGCTTTCGCCGACTTGTTTGCGTGTATTTTCAATGCTCTGAATTTGAGTGTGAGGATATAGCATGATCGGTATGAATGATTTAGCGTTGGTTGGCTTTGGTATGCCCGGGATCCAGGAAATGATTATTATCCTGGCGATCTTTTTGCTGCTGTTTGGTTCGACCAAGCTGCCTGGTTTGATGCGTAGCATGGGCCAGAGCGTGAACGAATTCAAACGCGGAATGAACGACACGTCGGACGACTCGGCCGACCACGACAACAGCGAATCGCCCAAGGCGTAACTTGCGGTAAGTCGTAACGATTCATTTTCAAGCAAATTACACGGCAGCGTCGTTCTGGGACGTTGCCCGATGGAGTGAAACATTCACGCAATGTTGCATGAAATAGGAACATCGTCGGCGCTTCTCGGTTTCTTTGGCGGGATGGGCATGCAAGAGATGGCGATCATTGGCGTCATCGCGATCCTGCTGTTCGGTAAGAACCTGCCTGGCGTGGCCAAAACGTTCGGGAAGTATTACGGCGACTTCAAGCGGGGCCTCTCCGACATCCAGTCCGAGTTTCACAACGCGACAAGGGAGGTTGAGGATTCTTCGAGCAGCGGGTATAGTTCCAAGAGTTCGCCCGCTCAGTTCGATGATTACGACGACTTCGAAGAGGCCAGTGCTCCAAAATTCGAGCCGCCACCTCAATCGTCGACGCCGGAGAAATCGGAACTTACCTGATTCAGGCGAACCTTTTGGCCCACACGTCCGACCTATAACAAGGGACTACGTCGGTCAGAAATCTGGGGCGATTAGCTCAGTTGGTTAGAGCACTGTCTTCACACGGCAGGGGTCGTTGGTTCGAATCCAATATCGCCCACTTTTTACATCTTTCAGGCCAAAGGCCAGCCCCAAGACGAAAGGGCTGGCCCACTCCACACAATTGCTTGTTTCGCAAAACTCGGCTTGCTATTGGGTTGTTTTCGCCAGTTTCTTTTTGACTTCCGACGACAATTTTTTGGCACTCCGCTTAACTCTCTCCTCGCTTTCCAGAGTGGAGAATTGCTGGAGATTCGCCGCTTCTTGCATCAGGCCTTCACGCTCCAGGCCGATGGTAAGTTGCTGCAAGACATCTTGGTACTTGCCTGTTTCGGCGATTTTATCCAGCGTGGCAACCAGTTCGGCCTTGGCTATCCCTGGCGGCGGTTTAGACGCTTCATTTCCCCAAATACCGCACCCGGAAACCAGTCCGAGGCATCCCACTAGTATCATCATTCGTAACACGTTTGCATTCCCTTTGAAAATGGTTCTGCCAGTCCCCGTTTCAGCCTGGCGGCTTTTACCTATTCTTTGTCCCTATTTAGAATGAGCCGAGAACTTTTCCGTCCGAAATGGCTCCCAAGTTTTGATAGGTTGGTCCTTCGATCGTCTCGGCAATGAATCGCCCGGAGCCATCTCCCAGCAGAAACAGTGCGCCGCCAGGATGAGCACTGGTGAGGTTAAAGTTTCCGGCAGTCCCATTGATGGAATAGTAAGCACTGTTAGTGACAATCGCGTTGTTGTAGTAGTATTCGCCATTGGTCGTCCCACCGATCCACAACGTCCCTTTCTTAATGTAGCCGGCACCGGAAAGTTGGACGGTACTTCGCTCGCCCACGAACACTGTATTGCTGAGACCATCGATGATGTCTCGAAACTTGGTTGGTGAGTTGTCGTAGAAGGTTCCCGATGGAGTCGTAGTGGCTGAGGAGATATAAGCATTTCCTCCGATCCCGGTGTAGTTCGACTTGCCGTAACTGTGCAGGTTTGTGTTGATGCCAGGGGAAGGATCGGACGGGCAAATAAACGCATCGACAATCGTCTTGGCGTACGGATCGGGAACCGCGGCCGTACCGGTCGTCATTTCGGCAAGCGATGACCACTTCTGATCAAATGCTCCGACGGCTTTCATGGAATCATGCAGCGCTGACTGCTCCAGAAAGGGAAGGAGAAAGACTCCCCACCCCAGCAGATTTCGATTCGTCGAATCGGCGTATGGATCGTCGTCGATCCAGCCTGGAGGCAGGACCTTAAACGTGTCATGATAGTTGTGCATCGCCAAACCAAGTTGCTTCAAGTTGTTATTGCATTGCGTCCGACGAGCAGCCTCGCGTGCCTGTTGTACGGCGGGAAGCAACAAGGCGATCAACACGCCAATAATCGCGATCACCACTAGTAATTCAACCAGGGTGAATGCCGACTTGCGGCCGGTAAATTTCTTGTTCATTCTCGTTCCTCTGAGAAAAATAAAAATTGGACGGGTTTCAGGTACGTAAGTTGAAAATCGTAGATTCGTGACCAATCAAACGAGTGAGATCGGCTGGGTGAACGTTCGATCGCTACCATCCTGCTCGTCTGCTTCCACGCGAACAAAAACATGATTTCGAGTCGATCCTTCTCCGGCAGGCAGGGTCCATGAACATTCCATGCCGGTTTGCTCGTGGACAACTCCCTTGGCGGTTACCACACGCAGACTG
This genomic interval carries:
- a CDS encoding Sec-independent protein translocase subunit TatA/TatB, which gives rise to MIGMNDLALVGFGMPGIQEMIIILAIFLLLFGSTKLPGLMRSMGQSVNEFKRGMNDTSDDSADHDNSESPKA
- a CDS encoding Sec-independent protein translocase subunit TatA/TatB, which gives rise to MLHEIGTSSALLGFFGGMGMQEMAIIGVIAILLFGKNLPGVAKTFGKYYGDFKRGLSDIQSEFHNATREVEDSSSSGYSSKSSPAQFDDYDDFEEASAPKFEPPPQSSTPEKSELT
- a CDS encoding DUF1559 domain-containing protein — its product is MNKKFTGRKSAFTLVELLVVIAIIGVLIALLLPAVQQAREAARRTQCNNNLKQLGLAMHNYHDTFKVLPPGWIDDDPYADSTNRNLLGWGVFLLPFLEQSALHDSMKAVGAFDQKWSSLAEMTTGTAAVPDPYAKTIVDAFICPSDPSPGINTNLHSYGKSNYTGIGGNAYISSATTTPSGTFYDNSPTKFRDIIDGLSNTVFVGERSTVQLSGAGYIKKGTLWIGGTTNGEYYYNNAIVTNSAYYSINGTAGNFNLTSAHPGGALFLLGDGSGRFIAETIEGPTYQNLGAISDGKVLGSF